The sequence ataagaagttcacagacaccccaaaacacaccactgggtgctgtcctgctcaccagaaagacaagatccagcctcatccaccagaacacaggcaccagtcccctccaccaggaagcctacacaacccaccgaaccaaccttacccactgggggcagacaccaaaaacaacgggaactacaaacctgcagcctgtgaaaaggagaccccaaacacagtaagttaagaaaaatgagaagacagagaaatacacagatgaaggagcaaggtaaaaacccaccagaccaaacaaatgaagaggaaataggcagtctacctgaaaaagaattcagggtaatgacagtaaagatgatccaaaatcttggaaatagaatggagaaaatacaagaaacgtttaaacaaggacctagaagaagagaagatcaaacaaacaatgatgaacaacacaataagtgaaatttaaaactctctagaaggaatcaatagcagaataactgaggcagaagaacaaataagagacctggaagacaaaatagtggaaataactacctcaaagcagaataaagaaaaaagaatgaaaagaattcaggacagtctcagagacctctgggacaacattaaacacaccaacattcgaattatagaggtcccagaagaagaagaaaaaaagagagggaccgagaaaatatctgaagagattatagtggaaaacttccctaatatgggaaaggaaatagttaatcaagtcctggaagcatagagagtcccaaacaggataaattcaagaagaaacacgccaagacacatattaataaaactattaaaaattaaatacaaataaaaatattaaaagcagcaagggaaaagcaacaaataacatacaagggaatccccataaggttaagagctgatctttcagtagagactctgcaagccagaagggagtggcaggatatatttaaagtgataaaagggaaaaacctacaaccaacattactctatccagcaaggagctcattcagatttgacggagaaattaaaacctttacagacaagcaaaagctaagagaactcagcaccaccaaaggagctttacaacaaatcctaaaggaacttctctaggcaggaaaacagaagagaaggacctacaataacaaacacaaaataattaagaaaatggaaacaggaacatacatatcgaaaattaccttaaatgtaaatggattaaatgctccaaccaaaagaaacagactggctgaacagatacaaaaacaatacccgtatatacgctgtctacaagagacccacttcagacctaagaacacatacagactgaaagtgaggggatggaaaaatatattctatgcaaatggaaatcaaaagaaagctggagtagcaattctcgtatcagacaaattagactttaaaataaagcctattacaagagacaaagaaggacactacgtaatgatcaagagatcaatccgagaagaagacagaacaattgcaaatatttatgtacccaacataggagcacctcaatacacaaggcaaatgttaacagccataaaaggggaaatcaacagtaaaccaataatagtaggggacattaacaccccactttcaccaatggacaggtcaaccaaaataaaaataaataaggaaacaatctttaaatgacacattaaacaagatggacttaattgatatttataggacattccatcctaaaacaacagaatacactttcttctcaagtgctcatggaacattctccaggatagatcatatctcgggtcacaaatcaagccttggtaaattttaaaaaattaaaattgtatcaagtatcttttccgtccacaacactatgagactagatatcaattacaaggaaaaaactgtaaaaaatacaaacacatggaggctaaataatacactactaaataaccaaaagatcactgatgaaatcaaagaggaaatttaaaaatacctagaaacaaatgacaatgaaaacacgacagcccaaaacctatgggatgcagcaaaagcagttctaagagggaagttcataacaatacaattctacctcaagaaacaagaaaaatcacaaataaacaacctaaccttatacctaaagcaattagagaaagaagaacaaaaaaaaccccaaactgagcagaaggaaagaaatcataaagatcagatcagaaataaatgaaaaagaaatgaaggaaatgatagcaaagataaataaaactaaaagctggttctttgagaagataaacaaaattgataaaccattagccagactcatcaagaaaaaaagtgagaagactcaaatcaacagaattagaaatgaaaaaggagaagtaacaactgacactgcagaaatacaaaggatcatgagagattactacaggcagctatataccaataaaatggacaacctgcaacaaacggacaaattcttagaaaagcacaaccttctgagactgaatcaggaagaaatagaatatataaacagaacaatcacaagcactgaaattgagactgtgattaaaaatcttccaacaaacaaaagcccaggaccatacgGCTTCACACacaaatactatcaaacatttaaagaagagttaacacctatccttctcaaactcttctaaaaaatagcagaggaaggaacactcccaaactgattctacgaggccaccatcaccctgataccaaaaccagacaaagatgtcacaaaaaaagaaaactacaggccaacatcactgatgaacatagatgtaaaaatcctcaacaaaatactagcaaacagaatccagaagcacattaaaaggatcatacaccatgatcaagtgggatttatcccaggaatgcaagggttcttcaatatacgcaaatcaatcaatgtgataatacaccatattaacaaattgaaggataaaaactatatgatcatctcaatagatgcagaaaaagcttttgacaaaattcagcacccatttatgataaaaactctccagaaagtaggcacagagggaactttcctcaacataataaaggccatatatgacaaacccacagccaacatcgttctcaagggtgaaaaactgaaaccatttccactaagatcaggaacaagacaaggttgcccactctcaccactattattcaacatagttttggaagttttagccacagcaatcagagaagaaaaagaaataaaaggaatccaaatcagaaaagaagtaaaactgtcactgtttgcagatgacgtgatactatacccagagaatcctaaagatgctaccggaaaactactagagctaatcaatgaatgtggtaaagtagcaggatacaaaattaatgcacagaaatctcttgcattcctatacactaatgacgaaaaatctgaaagagaaattaaggaaacactcccatttaccactgcaacaaaaacaataaaatacctaggaataaacctacctaaggagacaaaagacctgtatgcagaaaactataagacactgatgaaagaaactgaagatgatacaaacagatggagcgatataccacgttcttggattggaagaatcaacatggtgaaaatgactatactacccaaagcaatctacacattcagtgcaatccctatcaaattaccaatggaatttttcacagaactacaacaaaaaatttcacaatttgtatggaaacacaagagccaaagcaatcttgagaaagaaaaacggagctggaggaatcagactccctgacttcagactgtactacaaaggtacagtaatcaagacagtttggtactggcacaaaaacagaaatatggatcaatggaacaggatagaaagtccagagataaacccacacacatatggtcaccttatttttgataaaggaggcaagaatatacaatgtagaaaagacagcctcttcgatacgtggtgctgggaaaactggacagctacaagtaaaagaatgaaattagaacactccctaacaccatacacaaaaataaactcaaaatggattaaagacctaaatgtaaggccagacactataaaactctcagaggaaaacataggcagaacacttcatgacataaatcacagcaagatcctttttgacccatctcctaaagaaatggaaataaaaacaaaaataaacaaatgggacctaacgaaacttaaaagcttttgtcagcaaaggaaaccataagatgaaaccctcagaatgggagaaaatatttacaaaggaagcaactgacaaaggattttttttttctcattttacattgAGTATTTTAATTCTTGTCCTCAGAAACTATAAAGACTATCAAGATTTGGAAACAAGACTGTACCAAACAATGGCCAAAGAAGAATCGTGCACTCTATGCCTTCTGTTTCGTCTGGTCACTCAGAAATATAATGTTATCAGCTATAATTGTTGTCGCTTGTCGTCTCACATTATTTTTATCCATATATTCACCGTAGTCTACTTTCCCTTCCACATAAATTTGAGACCCCTTTTTCACATACTGATATGCCACATCTCTGAGGCCTGGTCGGAATACTGAAATTCTGTGCCACGTTGTCTTTTGACTGACATCACCCATTCGGTGTGTTTCATTTTCCCCTGATTGCCACATCTCATTTGTTGCTAGAGAAAATATTGTGACTGGGTTTTTTCCTTCTACCTGTCTCATGACAGGGTCCTGACCTACTCGACCAAGTAACTGCACACGATTCAGAGATCTTTCGCCAGCTATTTCAGACTCATGTCTTACAAACTAATGAAGGACCTGCACTACAGGTCTTCGAAACAtggcttctatttccttttcttacaatCTAACCTTCAACCTTTTCCTGACGCTCAGCCTCCGACAGCTTCCAAGCAAGAAATcatttctccaaaatatacaagcagctcatgcagctcaataacaaaaaacaaacaacccagtccaaaaatagatagaagacctaaatagcatttctcccaagaagatatacagattgtcaagaaacacatgaaaggatctcaacatgactaatcatcagagaaatgcaaatcaaaactacaatgaggtatcacctcacaccagtcagaatggccatcatcaaaaaatctacaaacaataaatgctggagagggtgtgaagaaaagggaaacttcttgcactgttggtgggaatgtaaattgatacaaccactatggagaacagtatggagggtccttaaaaaactaaaaacagaactaccatacgacccagcaatcccactactgggcatataccctgagaaaaccataattcaaaaagaatcatgtaccaaaatgttcattgcagctctatttacaatagctaggacatggaagcaacctaagcgtccatcgacagatgaatggataaagaagatgtggcacatatattcaatggaatattactcagccataaaaagaaacaaaattgagttatttgtagtgaggtggatggacctagagtctgtcatacagagtgaagtaagtcagaaagagaaaaacaaataccgtatgctaacacatatatatgaaatctaaaaaaaaaaatggtcatgaagaacctaggggcaggacgggaataaagacgcagacctactagagaatggacttgacacagggagggggaaggctaagctgggacaaagtgagagagtggcacagacatatatacactaccaaatgtaaaagagatagctagtgggaagcagtcacattgcacagggagatcagctcgttgctttgtgaccgcctagaggggtaggatagggagggtgggagggagacgcaagagggaggagatatggggatatatgtatatgtatagctgattcactctgttatacagcagaaactaacacaacaatgtaaagcaattatactccaataaagatgtttaaaaaaagaaaagtaaatgaagCAGACAGTTATTAAGTCACTGTAAGGTGAACCAGATCAATTCAAGATGCTAATTATAGATTTTCTGTAAATACATAATTACATCTGTATTAAATATAATCAAAATCAATAGAAATTTCCAATTTacctctatttttaaaagcataaggaTTCTAAACCTTGATTATAACATTTTAAGTAAATTAGACATATAAAATGTGATtatctaaattaaatttaactaATTTAGTTATATCAACAAaaggaagtttaaaattttgaattattcAGCATATTCATGCTttacctttattctttttgtttttaaataaagctcCATGAACTTATGTGTTTCTTGCTCACTACTGTATCTCCAAAGCCTACCTGAGTGCCTAGAGTTGAGAAGACATTCAAtagatatttgctaaatgaatgaatttaaaaattacatctcaatttagaattataaaaactatatataaactTTCTGTAAAAAAAAGCTAGTGCTTAAAGGTTAATATTTCAGTAAATTCTGATGAATTCTGTCTGATTTATAAGACTAAATAAGCTCATGACTTTCATCAGCTCATGTTAAATGAATCACCATTAGCCCTGAGTTTATTACTGAAAATAGAGAAAGACGAAGACTTATAGCTGTAAACCTAGATATATCTATGAAAGTATGACCACATAACTTAACCTTCTACAATACAAATGTCAAGAACCAACCATTAGTTCTGAGCATTGAGAATTTAGGTAATTCAATAATTTATCCAACAACTATCTACTATGTGCCCAACATTATGCTAGGCATCCCAAATACATAtgtagttaacatctatcctcaAGAAAAGCACCAATGTGAGAGAGGAGAGTCACATAAGTGAATAACCAAACATGACTGGCAGGGCAAACAAAATCTTACAGGAAAACAGAAGATGACTGAAGTTGGAAGTCATGTTCATAGATGAGATGACAAGTGATCTGGTTGCACAGGAATGTAGAGTAGGATGTGGGGGCTGAGAGGGTGTTAAGCCCCAGTTGTCAGAGAAAGGCATTATGAGCAGAGGGCAAAGCATGAGCAAAGGTACAGAAGTAAAGAatactcagggacttccctggtggcgcagtggttaagaatccgcctaccaatgcaagggacatgggttccagccctggtccgagaagatcccacatgctgcgtagcaattaagcccgtgtgccacaaatactgagcttgagccccacaactactaaagcccgcgagcctagagcccatgctccacaacaagagaagtcaccgcgatgagaagcccacgaaccacaacgaagagcagcccccactcgccacaactagagaaagcctgagcacagcaacgaagacgcaacgtagccaaaaataaaataaactaaaagaatattttaaaaaagaaaaaaactattttaaagaaagaatacatacacacagaagGGAAAGAtactaaaaattacttttttaaatgaaataacattaaaGTATTTTGCGATGGACATCCCctttttataaaacattcttacaaaataatttaaaccaaAGATTATTCTCTTAGGAACCTAAAATTCCAGGACTAGCCTAAAATTTTTGAAGTAGTCCCAGAAAAGTAACTCAATCTGCTGTtacctaaataaatagaacaaatCTTACAtcatttcctttaatatttaagCTCAAGTCAAAGCCACATGAGCAACAGCTTCAAATTTCATTATTACCACTTTCAAGAACCTCACATCAGTTATTCTAAAACTCctgaatttaaattttcataGCTATTAACCTTGTCTCTTCAAAAAGgaccatagggacttccctggtagtccagtggtaaagagtctgccttccaatgcaggggacgcaggttcgatccctgatcggggtaactaggatgccacatgccgcggagcaactaagcccccacaccacaactactgagtccatgcacctcaacaagagagcccgcgtgctgcaaactacagagcccacgcgctctggagactgcataccacaactacagagagaaaaaacccgcatgccataactagagagaaacctgtgcaccgcaactagagagaagcccgagcgccAAAATGAAGAAACCAAGCGCTGCAACAAATAACCCTGCGTGTCTCAATGATGatcctgcgtaccacaactaagacccaacacagccaaaggatttttaaaaattaaaaataaataagttttttaaaaaaggaccatAAATTTCCTTAAGGGAAAAAACCATATCTTAATAGTCTTTGAAGGTCCCCACACAAATCTAGAAGTATAGTAGATACtcagttaaatatttattgactgtttaTTGAGATTTGGAATTTTTACCCTTTTAAAGCACATGCtaccttaaaatatatttgatattatATAGTTTTGCAGCTTTTCATTCTAAGAAAACCTTgataagaaaatcagaaaatgttaGGAATTATTCTTTTGAGAAGTATTCATCTGCACCCTGCCATCATAACCGAGCATCGAGTTTGATTACAACCTTTAGGTCTGATTACAACCTTTGTCCTTCAGAGATAATTTTATTAGTCAACCAGCGCACTTACAGCAACCACAGGAGAAACCCTGAGAGTAGTGTTTCCAACTCTGAGTTTATACATTAAGCTaacattctaaataaaataatgcaatcCTGACGTTTAGATGTTTTCATGCTTCATAATTCTCATACtaccatgaaaaattaaaaaatgtaacatgTGAAAAGATCCTTATCTTTTGTGTAGAAAGGCACAAACAGAAGACatgccaaaatatttattgaaggagtaagtaaaataaatataaccgGAATTATAAATGCACTTAGGCAACATTGCTGATAACTGATCACTTTAAAAACATAtgggtaggaaaaaaaagaacacttgatGAGCTTCAGCAGTAAAAGGAACTATTCTTCCTAT comes from Balaenoptera ricei isolate mBalRic1 chromosome 2, mBalRic1.hap2, whole genome shotgun sequence and encodes:
- the LOC132359357 gene encoding LOW QUALITY PROTEIN: single-stranded DNA-binding protein, mitochondrial-like (The sequence of the model RefSeq protein was modified relative to this genomic sequence to represent the inferred CDS: substituted 1 base at 1 genomic stop codon), coding for MFRRPVVQVLHXFVRHESEIAGERSLNRVQLLGRVGQDPVMRQVEGKNPVTIFSLATNEMWQSGENETHRMGDVSQKTTWHRISVFRPGLRDVAYQYVKKGSQIYVEGKVDYGEYMDKNNVRRQATTIIADNIIFLSDQTKQKA